DNA from Prosthecobacter fusiformis:
TTTCACTTTTCTGTTTATGACGGCTCTAACTAGTTTTGCTGCGGATGTGCGGGATATTCCTTTGAAGACGATTGAGGGTAAGGAGGTGACGCTGAAGGATTACAAAGACAAGGTGCTGCTGATTGTGAATGTGGCCTCGGAGTGCGGGTATACGGGGCAGTATTCGGGGCTGCAGGCGCTGCATGAGCGGTATGCGAAGGAGGGCTTTGCGGTGCTGGGTTTTCCTTGCAATGACTTTGGGGGGCAGGAGCCGGGATCGGAGGCGGAGATCCAGACTTTTTGCACCAGCCGGTATCAAGTGACGTTTCCGATGTTCGCCAAAGTCTCGATCACGGGGGAGGGGAAACATCCGCTGTTTGCGGTGCTGGCGGCCTCGGGAGAAGTGCAGTGGAATTTTGAGAAGTTTCTGGTGGGTAAGGATGGGCAGTTGATCGCCCGGTATGGCTCGGATGCGGAACCGGAGGGTGAGGAAATCGAGGCGGCGGTGAAAATGGCGCTGGGCAAATGAGGGGTGGGGAGGCCGGGCGGGATCATTTTTCGAATCCAAGGACGTTTCCATGACGCAAAGACTTGTGTGAATGCACTTTCTTTGACATGGGTGGCCCAAATTGCGCCTCGGGGTGATGCGCGGCCTGCCATGGTGAGGACCTGGAAGTGCCGCTCAATAACCCCAAACTGTCTCATGTCTCCCCTCGAAGTCACTGATGAATCCCTTCTCCAGCGTGCTGGTGGGGGCGAT
Protein-coding regions in this window:
- a CDS encoding glutathione peroxidase; translated protein: MKLLFTFLFMTALTSFAADVRDIPLKTIEGKEVTLKDYKDKVLLIVNVASECGYTGQYSGLQALHERYAKEGFAVLGFPCNDFGGQEPGSEAEIQTFCTSRYQVTFPMFAKVSITGEGKHPLFAVLAASGEVQWNFEKFLVGKDGQLIARYGSDAEPEGEEIEAAVKMALGK